TCACCGGAAGCACGCAAAGCCAGCATAATATGGAACAACAGATCCGCAGCCTCTTCAACAGTCCGTTCAGATGAACCATTTTTCGCAGCAAGAATAAATTCTGTAGTCTCTTCACCAACCTTTTCAAGAGCCTTGTCCATCCCTTTCCGGTGCGTAAGCACGGAAACAACGTATGACCCTTCCGGACGATCTTCCATTCTCTGATTAATCGTATCCCATACTTCAGCAATTACATCAGTATCCATATTATTCACCTTCTGCGACAATATCCACAACCTCAGCATTATACATACGCCTGCAGAGAAGGCGGATTTTTTCCGCATTCGAACCGCCTTTGCCTATTGCAATGCCAAGGTCCCGCTTTTTTTTAATTAAAACCCGGATTTTTCCGGATTCCGGATCGTCTTTTACCATCAGTACATCAATCGGCCGAAGAATATTTCTGACAAATTCATATAAAGTGTCACCCTCTTCAACCATCTCAATACGCTTTCCAAGAACCTTCTGCATCCGACGAATATTTTCTCCATTTTTACCGATTGCAAGACCCATATCACCTTTTTTCACCACATAGATGATCCGATCA
Above is a window of Methanogenium organophilum DNA encoding:
- the hisE gene encoding phosphoribosyl-ATP diphosphatase, which codes for MDTDVIAEVWDTINQRMEDRPEGSYVVSVLTHRKGMDKALEKVGEETTEFILAAKNGSSERTVEEAADLLFHIMLALRASGEDLGEVLEELSRRRH
- a CDS encoding NusA-like transcription termination signal-binding factor is translated as MHNVIGFKERRYIEELRILTKSIAIDCIVDDGFDRIIYVVKKGDMGLAIGKNGENIRRMQKVLGKRIEMVEEGDTLYEFVRNILRPIDVLMVKDDPESGKIRVLIKKKRDLGIAIGKGGSNAEKIRLLCRRMYNAEVVDIVAEGE